The Pirellulimonas nuda genome includes a region encoding these proteins:
- the rpsK gene encoding 30S ribosomal protein S11: MAKSSGSSTKKTRRNVSVGVAHITATFNNTTVTITDTKGDCLCWASAGSSGFKGSRKSTPFAGQMAATKAAEAARKYGLRDVDVKVKGPGSGRESAITALEAAGLKVKSIEDVTPLPHNGCRPRKKRRV; the protein is encoded by the coding sequence GTGGCAAAATCGTCCGGATCTTCGACCAAGAAGACGCGTCGCAATGTGTCAGTGGGGGTCGCCCACATCACCGCGACGTTCAACAACACGACCGTCACCATCACCGACACCAAGGGCGATTGCCTGTGCTGGGCGTCGGCCGGTTCCAGCGGCTTCAAGGGGAGCCGCAAGAGCACCCCGTTCGCCGGCCAGATGGCCGCCACCAAGGCCGCCGAGGCGGCGCGGAAGTACGGGTTGCGGGACGTAGACGTGAAGGTCAAGGGTCCCGGCAGCGGACGCGAGAGCGCGATCACCGCGCTCGAGGCGGCCGGCCTCAAGGTCAAGTCCATCGAGGACGTCACGCCGCTGCCGCACAACGGCTGCCGGCCGCGGAAGAAGCGTCGTGTGTAG
- the rpmJ gene encoding 50S ribosomal protein L36 has product MKVRASVKRMCDKCKVVRRRGVVRVVCANPRHKQRQG; this is encoded by the coding sequence ATGAAAGTCCGGGCGAGCGTCAAACGCATGTGCGACAAGTGCAAGGTGGTACGCCGCCGGGGCGTGGTGCGTGTCGTGTGCGCCAATCCACGTCACAAGCAGCGTCAGGGCTAA
- the rpsM gene encoding 30S ribosomal protein S13 encodes MPRLLGVDIPSDRPTEIALTYLFGVGSKTARELCHKAGIDPHVHSRELNEDEVARLAALLDKDYVVEGQLRRQTSQNISRLRDIACYRGIRHRRGLPVRGQRTKTNARTRKGPKKTVAGKKGVKDLR; translated from the coding sequence ATGCCACGTCTGCTCGGCGTTGATATCCCGTCCGATCGCCCCACGGAGATCGCCCTCACGTACCTGTTTGGCGTGGGGTCGAAGACCGCCCGCGAGCTGTGCCACAAGGCGGGCATCGACCCGCACGTGCACTCGCGTGAGCTGAACGAGGACGAGGTGGCCCGGCTGGCGGCCCTGTTGGACAAGGACTACGTGGTCGAGGGGCAGCTCCGCCGCCAGACCAGTCAGAACATCTCGCGGCTCCGCGACATCGCCTGCTACCGCGGCATCCGCCACCGGCGCGGGTTGCCGGTCCGCGGCCAGCGCACCAAGACCAACGCCCGCACCCGCAAGGGCCCCAAGAAGACCGTCGCCGGTAAGAAGGGCGTGAAAGACCTCCGTTAG